From the genome of Leishmania infantum JPCM5 genome chromosome 34, one region includes:
- a CDS encoding putative 40S ribosomal protein S19 protein: MYSPARMSFIRRVTNPSCIMAALKNKIHRIGKRKGATLKDVSAWRWIKTAARHFKQEGKIFVPNCTEIMKSSHGRERAPQNPDWYYIRCAAVLRAIYLRPGVGYGGLSKRFGNKKNYGSRPEHTVTSSTGPLHWACKSLTKLGLVEPGAQSGQRLTRKGHKFADSLAFQVQIRKFGASK; the protein is encoded by the coding sequence ATGTACTCGCCGGCTCGCATGTCTTTCATCAGAAGGGTGACAAATCCATCTTGCATCATGGCTGCTCTGAAGAACAAGATCCACCGCATCGGCAAGAGGAAGGGCGCGACCCTGAAGGACGTCAGCGCCTGGCGCTGGAtcaagacggcggcgcgccactTCAAACAGGAGGGCAAGATCTTTGTGCCGAACTGCACCGAGATCATGAAGAGCTCTCACGGCCGCGAGCGCGCGCCGCAGAACCCGGACTGGTACTAcatccgctgcgccgccgtcctgcGCGCCATCTACCTGCGCCCTGGCGTGGGTTACGGTGGCCTAAGCAAGCGCTTCGGCAACAAGAAGAACTACGGCAGCCGCCCCGAGCACACCGTGACCTCCTCTACCGGTCCCCTCCACTGGGCCTGCAAGTCGCTGACGAAGCTCGGCCTCGTGGAGCCTGGTGCGCAGTCTGGTCAGCGCCTGACCCGCAAGGGCCACAAGTTCGCTGACTCCCTGGCCTTCCAGGTTCAGATCCGCAAGTTTGGTGCCAGCAAGTAG
- a CDS encoding putative tuzin, whose translation MAVNAFFAKSASAALAPIAKGSIKSKIAGTVYAVHLQHLFLSPIIEVGSRVYLERDKGEEYAGTVVGGTVVRVNGNGTYGVLLDNNSFDMAVPADMVVFSEGRGKLASDAEHREVVEWLRRAGVARRAHQESIACALFHRGWRAHRLYLLQASDVHCVTHIPKAVRMRVLDEAESQRDHHRQMRQLLKERVMERDFRYKLTKYSGVVSASMALLGIAFAFGWNVKNSRTQKREHQLKVAVKALMQTLNQHHNTLQGTTPVAQHFVRREKEESAVRQALRRLDVAHPRIIVFTGFRGCGKSTLCRNAVLQERVPAVYVDIRGTEDTLRSVVKALGVNRVEVCGDLLEFVADSCRTAKATNGETPLLVLKLREGSNFQRVYNDAVALGCDRRLCHVAIEVPIESLSMATAGLPRLDFCMIAMFSREQAFAYTQHTMDAVGLNHFIDIIGTNSNDLDELFAAVHQRRISAVTYTNEKLLKAMRQLQTTCAGRPRLRSALQQLSAIPYGDGQHAGGDAAALQSAALGEIVFYDPVQDAWLFRNKLFHSASRCCWPQARGEMRR comes from the coding sequence ATGGCGGTGAATGCTTTTTTTGCGaagagcgcgagcgccgctcTTGCCCCCATCGCGAAAGGGAGCATAAAATCCAAGATTGCTGGAACCGTCTACGCCGTTCACTTGCAGCACCTCTTTTTGTCGCCCATCATCGAGGTCGGCTCTCGCGTCTACCTTGAGCGCGACAAGGGCGAGGAGTACGCCGGCACCGTAGTGGGCGGCACTGTGGTCCGCGTCAACGGTAACGGAACGTATGGGGTGTTGCTCGACAACAACAGCTTCGACATGGCTGTTCCCGCAGATATGGTGGTCTTTTCAGAAGGCCGAGGCAAGTTGGCGAGCGACGCTGAGCACCGCGAGGTGGTGGAGTGGTTGCGCAGGGCCGGCGTGGCGCGAAGGGCACACCAGGAGAGCATTGCGTGCGCCCTTTTCCATCGCGgctggcgcgcacacaggctGTATTTGCTGCAGGCCTCCGACGTGCACTGCGTGACGCACATCCCGAAAgctgtgcgcatgcgcgtgctggATGAAGCGGAGTCCCAGAGAGACCACCATCGCCAAATGCGGCAGTTGCTGAAGGAGCGGGTCATGGAGCGGGACTTCCGCTACAAGCTTACCAAGTACAGCGGTGTGGTAAGCGCGTCAATGGCTCTCCTTGGCATTGCCTTCGCGTTTGGGTGGAACGTAAAAAATTCTCGCACGCAAAAGCGAGAGCATCAGCTGAAGGTTGCCGTCAAGGCCCTCATGCAGACGCTGAATCAGCACCACAACACCTTGCAAGGGACCACACCGGTGGCACAACACTTTGTTCGACgcgaaaaagaggagagcgcAGTTCGCCAGGCGCTCCGTCGGCTCGATGTGGCGCATCCGCGAATCATTGTCTTTACGGGCTTTCGCGGCTGCGGCAAGAGCACCCTGTGCCGCAACgctgtgctgcaggagcgcgtGCCAGCGGTCTACGTGGATATCCGCGGCACCGAggacacgctgcgcagcgtcgtcaAAGCACTTGGAGTGAACAGGGTGGAGGTGTGCGGCGACTTGCTGGAGTTTGTGGCAGACTCGTGTCGGACAGCAAAAGCTACCAACGGCGAGACGCCGTTGCTCGTACTAAAGTTGCGCGAGGGCAGCAACTTTCAGCGAGTGTACAACGACGCTGTCGCGCTGGGGTGCGACCGCCGTCTGTGCCACGTCGCCATTGAGGTGCCCATAGAGTCGCTCAGCATGGCCACCGCAGGGCTGCCACGCCTGGACTTCTGCATGATTGCCATGTTCAGTCGCGAGCAGGCGTTCGCGTACACGCAGCACACCATGGACGCTGTCGGTCTCAACCACTTCATCGACATCATCGGAACAAACAGCAATGACTTGGACGAGCTGTTTGCGGCGGTACATCAGCGCCGCATCTCCGCAGTAACATATACGAATGAGAAGCTGTTGAAGGCaatgcggcagctgcagacgACGTGTGCCGGCCGCCCGCGGCTTCGttccgcgctgcagcagctctccgctATTCCTTACGGCGACGGACAGCACGCAGGCggagacgcggcggcgctgcagagtGCTGCGCTGGGGGAGATTGTCTTTTACGATCCCGTCCAGGATGCGTGGCTGTTTCGCAACAAGCTTTTCCACTCCGCCtcccggtgctgctggccgcaGGCGCGCGGTGAGATGAGGAGGTGA
- a CDS encoding putative amastin-like surface protein: MGCKFTFLVYAILQLIAFLSVLIGTPLEMFRGTTRDPYNVSLCITLWGTKYDFQCHFIMYAQTTDGQWARCTTRRQHFRMAEALVVISIILYALAALLGFIMLFCCSLLRWVCLALNVVGLLTLGITWGLMVTEFNKGDGPLCPPLKNNYKFGYGFFLLLVAWVLDLVDIVFLLFPLPTMRSDESEKSNESVEQE, from the coding sequence ATGGGGTGCAAGTTCACCTTTCTCGTCTACGCGATCCTCCAGCTCATCGCGTTCCTTTCCGTGCTGATCGGTACGCCGCTGGAGATGTTTCGTGGCACCACGAGGGACCCGTATAACGTATCCTTGTGCATCACTTTATGGGGTACAAAGTACGACTTCCAATGCCACTTCATCATGTACGCCCAGACGACGGACGGGCAGTGGGCGCGTTGCACGACCCGCCGCCAACATTTCCGCATGGCTGAGGCGTTGGTAGTCATCTCCATCATCCTGTATGccttggcggcgctgcttggcTTCATTATGCTGTTCTGCTGCTCTTTGCTCCGCTGGGTATGCCTGGCGCTCAACGTCGTTGGCCTCTTAACGTTGGGCATCACCTGGGGCCTTATGGTGACGGAGTTCAACAAGGGTGACGGCCCACTTTGCCCTCCTCTGAAGAACAACTACAAGTTTGGCTACGGCTTCTTTCTCCTGTTGGTGGCCTGGGTCCTGGATCTCGTCGACATCGTCTTCTTGCTGTTCCCGTTGCCGACTATGCGCTCAGATGAGAGTGAGAAATCGAACGAAAGCGTAGAGCAGGAGTAG
- a CDS encoding putative amastin-like surface protein — MHAYICICVYLCVRVRCQEALLGSLPFAALRPPLQLCRAISTPLWFALLCTSASPFSAFRREVSKMGCKFTFLVYAILQLIAFLSVLIGTPLEMFRGTTRDPYNVSLCITLWGTKYDFQCHFIMYAQTTDGQWARCTTRRQHFRMAEALVVISIILYALAALLGFIMLFCCSLLRWVCLALNVVGLLTLGITWGLMVTEFNKGDGPLCPPLKNNYKFGYGFFLLLVAWVLDLVDIVFLLFPLPTMRSDESEKSNESVEQE, encoded by the coding sequence ATGCatgcatatatatgcatatgcgtgtacttgtgcgtgcgtgtacgctGTCAAGAGGCTCTCCTTGGCTCTCTCCCAttcgccgccctccgccctcctctccagctcTGTCGCGCCATCTCGACTCCCCTGTGGTTCGCTCTGCTGTGCACCTCCGCTTCACCTTTCTCAGCATTTCGGCGCGAGGTTTCGAAGATGGGGTGCAAGTTCACCTTTCTCGTCTACGCGATCCTCCAGCTCATCGCGTTCCTTTCCGTGCTGATCGGTACGCCGCTGGAGATGTTTCGTGGCACCACGAGGGACCCGTATAACGTATCCTTGTGCATCACTTTATGGGGTACAAAGTACGACTTCCAATGCCACTTCATCATGTACGCCCAGACGACGGACGGGCAGTGGGCGCGTTGCACGACCCGCCGCCAACATTTCCGCATGGCTGAGGCGTTGGTAGTCATCTCCATCATCCTGTACGccttggcggcgctgcttggcTTCATTATGCTGTTCTGCTGCTCTTTGCTCCGCTGGGTATGCCTGGCGCTCAACGTCGTTGGCCTCTTAACGTTGGGCATCACCTGGGGCCTTATGGTGACGGAGTTCAACAAGGGTGACGGCCCACTTTGCCCTCCTCTGAAGAACAACTACAAGTTTGGCTACGGCTTCTTTCTCCTGTTGGTGGCCTGGGTCCTGGATCTCGTCGACATCGTCTTCTTGCTGTTCCCGTTGCCGACTATGCGCTCAGATGAGAGTGAGAAATCGAACGAAAGCGTAGAGCAGGAGTAG